The genomic region AATTCTCATTTTATTGTATGTCACGACCAAATAATAGTGGTATTGATCGTCCTGTAGTAAGTGCATCAGCACATTTATATGTATCATAAGTTGTGTAGATAAGCCATATTAATGGTAAAATATAAAGTATCATTCCAATAGTCATACTTATGAAAAATACAACATAATATGATATAAGATTTAATACAATTGATATTCCACATTCAACTCCAAATCTTTTATAAAATCCAAGATATAATTGTCCTACACCATCAAATATAAAGAAAAATCCTATGACAGCTGAGAGTATTGTTGCAAAGTATTTACTTTTAAATTTAATTTCTCTATATTCTTGATGATTTTGAGACTTAGATGCTGGAAGTATTGCATTACATACATTACATCGTTCTGAATTATCGTTATTTTCTGCACCACATTCGGGACATTTCATTAATTTTCGCCTCTTATTAATAATTAATTATATAATAATATGTTGATTTTAGTATAAAATTAGTTAGTATAAATAAAAGTTAGTTTTTTAGGGTGGGTGTGTATAATTTTTAAATTTAATAAAAAAAAGGAGTTATTTTTTTTTAGATTTAGTAAAATTTATCTTCTTTTTTTTTAATATTATATTTTCTTAATTTTTTCAGATTTTTTTTTTGATTGGTTATATTATTTATAAGAAGCATAATAATATGATTATAATTATAATAATTATTATTGCAGCTATTATCACATAACTTGTGCTTTCATCAATTTTTTGATTTTCAATATCTGTTTTTACTTGTTTATTTTTAGCTTCCTCTTTTTTAATATCAGCTTTAATATCTTCTTCTTTTTTTTGGAAGTCAGACTTTATATGATCTTTCGTATCTTTTAAGTCATCTTTAATTTTTGTTGATGTATTGGTAGTTTTATCATCATTTCCTATTATTTCATTTTCATCACGTAGTTTTTGTGTAAATGAACGTTTATCATCTGACATTGTCATTTCAACTCCATATTAATCTTTTTTTTGTTTTATTTTTATTTCATAAGAAAATGTATTTTTTATTTTTTCTACATTATTTGTTTAAAAAATAAAATGGGAGTTATTTTTTTTATATTGGTGAATGTAAATGTAGCTAGGTTTAATTTAAATATGGATAAAAAAGAGGGGAGAATATAATATTTTACCTCTTATTTATTAATTGTTTTTTTTTAATTCATTTTTTTTGTATTATTATTTTTTTTCTGCATTTATGTATTTTTTAGTTTAAACTATTTTTTTTTCAATGAGTATTTTTATTTAATTAAATTATTTTTTTCCCTTTTTTTTTGTTATTATAATGATCCCACTATATTTTTTTTCATTATAGTTCTTATAAAATACGTTTTCATATCTTTTTTTTGAATGTAATTTATATTATACAATTTTAACTATTTAACTATATTATATATTCTATTTTAAAATTCATGTTTTCTTTAATAAAAAATTTATAAAAAAAGAATAGTTTTAATAGAAACTTTTAAAGTTAATTGTATAATATTAAAGTTTACTTATATTTACATAATATTTTAATAATATCTTTTTAGTAAAAAAAAGATAATGTTTTTACAATAGCTTTAAAAATAAATAATTATTTTCTAAATCAGATCTATTTTTATAAAAAAAATATAATTTCATCTAAAAAAAATAAACTAAAGGAGCTTTAATTAAACAATGAACATGAAATGGAATGCAAAAAAATACACAGATAAATTTAACATAATAACAAAATATGGAGAAGACATGCTAGATTTAATAGATATAAAAAATGATCATATGAGCTGTATAGATCTAGGATGTGGAGATGGAAAACTCACACAAAAACTAGAAAATATGGGACTTAAAACCATAGGAATTGATGAATCAGAAGATCAAATAAAACAAGCATGTAAACTACATCCAAATTTAACATTTAAACAAGATAATGCAGTGACATTTAAAGTAAATCCTGTTGATGTAATATTTTCAAGTGCAGTTTTCCACTGGATAAATCAAGATAAACAACAAGAAATGATACAAAATATATATAATAACCTAAAAGATGATGGACAATTCATATTTGAACTAGGAGGCTCAGATAATACAAGACAAATACATGAAGCACTACACATTTCATTTAAAAAATATAATCTCACATATGAAAATCCATTCTATTTTCCAAGTGTATCAGAATATACACAAATACTTGAAAATGCAGGATTTAAAGTAAGATATCTAATAAATTTTAAAAGACCAACATTATTTGAAGGTGAAGATGGAATGAAACAATGGCTTGAAATGTTTTTAAGTATACCATTTAAAAACATACCAGAAGATATAAAAGATAAAATCATACAAAACACTGTAGAAATACTAAAACCACAACAATATAATGAAGGTAACTGGTATCTTGACTATGAAAGACTAAGAATAAAAGCCATAAAAGAATAAAATTTAAGAATAAAAAATAATAATTCAAACATAACATAACTAATAACATAAAAACGCGAAAAAAAATATAAAAAAAATAATAATTTAATTATAATAAACTAAAAAAATCAATCAAATAAATGGGAGATAGAGAAAAAAATGATACTAAATGATGAAAACAGTGAATGGAAAGTACAATATTTCAAAACCTATGCAACACAATCAGATAATGAAGAAGCACTAAAAAGTGAAGAAAACATAAAATTTGAACACTTCCCACCAGCACTAGGACAATACTACTCTGATGATATATCAATGGAAGATTTTGAAAAAATATGTGATGGAAAATTACATCTAATTAAATCCAAAAAATGTGAATACTACCCATCAATCATCGATATAAACTATGAAAAAACAATCAAAACACAACTAAACATGCTAATGCAAGAACAAATGAAAAAACTACATGAAGAAGACCCAGAATTTCTAACAGATGATGAAAAAGATGAAATTAACAAAGCAGAATTTCCATTCATAAAACTCATGACACTTGTATATACAAAAGATACAAAAGACATGACAGAGGATGAACAAAACGAATGGAAAGCATACATGAATCAATTCATCACACAACAAATAGTATTTGGTGTAGTAAATATGTACTTTACAATGAAACTATACCAAGATAACATATATAAAACAGTATTTGAAACACCATACAACCAAGAAGAAGTATGGGATAAATACACAAAAAATCAGAGTGGAATCTGTGTAACATATGACTTTAAAGAAGTATCAACTCAAATGCTACAACGTGTACAAAACTTATACCCAGTATTATATGTACCACACGTAGTAAAAAGTGATGAACTTGACTTTAAAGTATACAACCTCTTTTGTGCATCAATGTTTAAAGTAGATGATGAAGTTACCAAGTATGATAAATCATGGGCATACCTCTTTGCACACAAATATACAAACACAGAATACATGATGCTAGATTCACTACTTGAACCATTATATGCACAAGTAATGACAGATGATAAAATTCAGGAAATACTATCTGAAAACTACCTAGAAATAACAGATGGAGAACTAAACTATAATCATAAAAAACTAATAGAAGATCTATCAACATTCCTAGATTCTGATAAATTCCATGAAAAAATTGATGAAAAACTAACAGAAGTATATAACATAACACCAAATCAATTTGATGTAGACTTCATGAAACCAGAAGCTGTATATCTCGGCTTAAACTACCCTGATGATAAAGTTGATGAAATTAAAAAAATATGTCAAGATAAACAAATTCGTATCTTTAAAATCAAAAAAGATGATGAAAAAGGACTATTTAAAGCAATACTACACTAAAAATAATAAAATAAACACACAATTAAGAAGGGGAATATAAATTTATGACACTACAATACCAGAAACTTGTAGAAGTATATGAAAAAATAGGATCAACAGCGAGTCGTCTTCAAAAACAAGACATAATCGCAGAATTCCTAAGTGAAATACAACAAACAGACCCAGAAGCAACATATGATGTAACACTACTTCTACAAGGAAAAATATTCCCACCATGGAGTGAAAAAGAAATAGGAATTTCAACACAACTCATAATCAAAGCACTATCTAAACTATCAGGAACAAATACTAAGAAACTTGAAGATAAACTAGCACAAATAGGAGATCTAGGTGAGCTAACAGAAGATGTAGTAGCAAACAACAAACAACAAACATTCTTCCAAATACCACTTAGTGTACGAAAAGTAATAACCACACTACAACGAACTGAGGAATTTACAGGAAGCAAATCACAAAATAAAAAATTAAATCAAATCATAGAATTATATACATCAGCCTCCTCACTTGAAGCTAAATACATAACACGAACAATAACAGAAAGACTTAGAATAGGAGTAGGTGAAGGAACATTAGTTGATGCAATAGCACAAGCATACAATATAAACAAAGAAGTAATAGATAGAGCATACATGTTATCAAATGACTTAGGAGAAGTAGCAAGACGTGCAATGCAATCAGAAGAACTTGTAAAAGAACTTACCATAACACCAGGAAAACCAATAAAACCTATGCTAGCACAACTAAGTCCTGGAATTAAAGATAGTATAGAAGAACTAGGAAATGTAATAGCTGAAACCAAGTATGATGGAATAAGAATCCAAATACACCATACAAACAATGAAACCAAACTATTTACCAGACGTCTTGAAAATGTAACAGAAGCACTACCTGAAATAGTAGAATATATTGATATTGCAATGCCAGATGTAGATTATATTATAGAAGGTGAAATAATAGCAACACGTGATGGTAAACCAATATCATTTCAACACATACTACAACGTGTAAAAAGAAAACATGACATAGATAAGATGCGAAATAAAGTTCCACTTAAACTTTTTACATTTGACATATTATATTATGAAAAACCAATAGCAGAATTACCACTTATTGAACGTCGTGAACTACTTGAAGAAGTAATTACAACAACAGATCATGTTAACTTAAGTACAATGTGTGTGGTAAATCCTGAAACATACCAGGAAGCTGAAAAACTATTTGAATGGTCAATAGAAACAAATCATGAAGGAATCATGCTAAAGAATGCTGATAGTCCATATTCACCTGGTAAACGTGGAAAAAATATGCTAAAATATAAGCCTGTACGTGAAACACTAGATTGTGTAATAACAGGTGCAACCTATGGTAAAGGAAAACGAGCAAAGTTCTTCGGCTCATACCAACTATCATTATATGATCCAGAAACACAGACATATAAAACACTTGTACATGCAGCAACTGGAATGGATGATGAAATGCTTGAATCACTCACAAAACGCATGGAAAAACTCGTAATACAACAAGATGAATTAAATGTAAAAATAAAACCAGAAGTAATACTTGAAGTAGCATTTAGTGAAATTGTAGAAAGTAGTGAATATGAAACAGGATACTCACTAAGATTTCCAGCAATAAAATCAGTACGTGATG from Methanosphaera cuniculi harbors:
- a CDS encoding zinc ribbon domain-containing protein, with amino-acid sequence MKCPECGAENNDNSERCNVCNAILPASKSQNHQEYREIKFKSKYFATILSAVIGFFFIFDGVGQLYLGFYKRFGVECGISIVLNLISYYVVFFISMTIGMILYILPLIWLIYTTYDTYKCADALTTGRSIPLLFGRDIQ
- a CDS encoding class I SAM-dependent methyltransferase; amino-acid sequence: MNMKWNAKKYTDKFNIITKYGEDMLDLIDIKNDHMSCIDLGCGDGKLTQKLENMGLKTIGIDESEDQIKQACKLHPNLTFKQDNAVTFKVNPVDVIFSSAVFHWINQDKQQEMIQNIYNNLKDDGQFIFELGGSDNTRQIHEALHISFKKYNLTYENPFYFPSVSEYTQILENAGFKVRYLINFKRPTLFEGEDGMKQWLEMFLSIPFKNIPEDIKDKIIQNTVEILKPQQYNEGNWYLDYERLRIKAIKE
- a CDS encoding ATP-dependent DNA ligase produces the protein MTLQYQKLVEVYEKIGSTASRLQKQDIIAEFLSEIQQTDPEATYDVTLLLQGKIFPPWSEKEIGISTQLIIKALSKLSGTNTKKLEDKLAQIGDLGELTEDVVANNKQQTFFQIPLSVRKVITTLQRTEEFTGSKSQNKKLNQIIELYTSASSLEAKYITRTITERLRIGVGEGTLVDAIAQAYNINKEVIDRAYMLSNDLGEVARRAMQSEELVKELTITPGKPIKPMLAQLSPGIKDSIEELGNVIAETKYDGIRIQIHHTNNETKLFTRRLENVTEALPEIVEYIDIAMPDVDYIIEGEIIATRDGKPISFQHILQRVKRKHDIDKMRNKVPLKLFTFDILYYEKPIAELPLIERRELLEEVITTTDHVNLSTMCVVNPETYQEAEKLFEWSIETNHEGIMLKNADSPYSPGKRGKNMLKYKPVRETLDCVITGATYGKGKRAKFFGSYQLSLYDPETQTYKTLVHAATGMDDEMLESLTKRMEKLVIQQDELNVKIKPEVILEVAFSEIVESSEYETGYSLRFPAIKSVRDDLRLDEVDTTDKLKQIMQIATKE